In Zingiber officinale cultivar Zhangliang chromosome 8B, Zo_v1.1, whole genome shotgun sequence, a single genomic region encodes these proteins:
- the LOC122013579 gene encoding uncharacterized protein LOC122013579, with protein sequence MAEQKRKDKKALFFIYKALDEATFKKVAEATTSKKAWEILQVAYKGDERAKSIRLQILRGEFESLEMKESENISDYFTRVLVIVNQLRRNDDNIEDSRVVEKILRSLEPRYNYVVAAIEESKDVKEMKVQELLSSLQAHEARMQRRRREPMEQALQTKLTIIDQKEESKTEGSQENGGGRGNFRGRGRGRGRGRGFARGRGRSKDNNQGRDQRYDKRNVRCYTCNKFGHYATECRSNNVQGNANYASKEDNDNDVVLLARKDGDSTNKNLWYLDSGASNHYVRA encoded by the coding sequence ATGGCGGAACAAAAGAGAAAAGATAAAAAAgctcttttctttatttataaagCTCTTGATGAAGCTACTTTTAAGAAAGTAGCCGAAGCTACAACTTCCAAAAAGGCATGGGAGATCCTACAAGTAGCATACAAAGGTGATGAAAGAGCAAAAAGTATTCGTCTTCAAATCCTGAGAGGGGAATTTGAATCGTTGGAGATGAAAGAGTCCGAAAATATATCGGATTACTTTACAAGGGTATTGGTTATTGTCAACCAATTGAGAAGAAATGACGATAACATTGAAGATAGTCGTGTCGTAGAAAAAATTCTTCGCTCATTGGAACCAAGGTACAACTATGTAGTTGCGGCtatagaagaatcaaaagatgTGAAAGAAATGAAGGTGCAAGAATTATTAAGCTCTCTACAAGCTCATGAAGCAAGAATgcaaagaagaaggagagagcctATGGAGCAGGCTCTACAAACCAAGCTCACCATTATTGACCAGAAAGAAGAGTCAAAGACCGAAGGTTCGCAAGAAAATGGCGGTGGTCGTGGTAACTTCCGTGGACGTGGCCGAGGTAGAGGCCGTGGCAGGGGCTTTGCTCGAGGCCGAGGAAGAAGTAAAGACAACAATCAAGGTAGAGACCAAAGGTATGACAAAAGAAATGTAAGATGTTATACTTGCAACAAATTTGGTCATTATGCAACGGAATGCCGCTCTAACAATGTGCAAGGGAATGCTAATTACGCGTCAAAAGAAGACAATGACAATGATGTAGTTTTGCTAGCAAGAAAGGATGGAGATTCCACAAACAAGAATTTGTGGTATTTAGACTCCGGGGCAAGCAATCATTATGTGCGGGCGTAA
- the LOC122017418 gene encoding general transcription factor 3C polypeptide 6-like: MDSNLTKANQVEDEEEYILLDLDDVCVDADIPANTPFVLSGLDTMNPVLAIGDHLKLIGEYQETMGTCYIFTESDEAPTTTCPDTTTSETNSSKDKQIIDAKQALAHQVKPIASLQKILKFKLVTEDPNGMVEGMITSMA, encoded by the exons ATGGATAGCAATCTGACAAAAGCTAACCAAGTTGAGGATGAAGAAGAGTATATTTTGCTTGACTTGGATGATGTGTGTGTTGATGCAGATATTCCAGCCAATACTCCCTTTGTCCTCTCT GGTTTGGACACGATGAATCCTGTCTTGGCCATTGGTGATCATCTAAAACTA ATTGGAGAATACCAAGAGACGATGGGAACATGTTATATCTTCACTGAAAGTG ATGAAGCACCTACTACGACTTGCCCTGACACTACAACTTCTGAAACAAACTCTTCGAAGGATAAACAAATCATTGATGCGAAACAAGCCCTGGCACATCAGGTTAAGCCCATAGCTAGTCttcaaaaaattctcaaattcaaGCTGGTGACGGAGGATCCAAATGGGATGGTAGAAGGGATGATCACTAGCATGGCATGA
- the LOC122017248 gene encoding CBS domain-containing protein CBSX5-like: MAVRLVSNEVSDLCIGKPAVRSLPPSAATVGDVLAALRRGDAPHLAVLVVDRAAPEKRAVSGKLCVADVICFLCSDGNLASPAVALERPISALLPKGGGLVRRVEPQFSILEALDLILDGAQSLVVPIRPVGRKKNIHGGAGGAVADFCWLTHEDFVRFFLNSIAHFSPIPTLSIDALGLVRSADAFTVCHDEPGLALLPLVRRALSDHTAVAVVTEDGRLLGEISPASLCACDETISVAAGIATLTVGDLMSFIDYFGSPSDSLVRLIKSRLKEKGLKQMLELMEDELCSLSNSSTSSSSSEDELGGKQLRRLRSRCFSMGRRAEDPEVCHPGSSLVAAMVQALAHRVSYLWVVDEDDYSLMGIVTFADMLRVFREQLLPSP, translated from the exons ATGGCAGTGAGATTGGTGTCGAATGAGGTGTCGGACCTCTGCATCGGGAAGCCGGCGGTGAGATCGTTGCCGCCCTCCGCGGCCACCGTAGGTGACGTCCTCGCCGCCCTCAGGAGAGGTGACGCGCCCCACCTTGCTGTCCTCGTCGTCGATCGGGCCGCGCCGGAGAAGAGGGCTGTCTCCGGCAAGCTTTGCGTCGCCGACGTCATATGCTTCCTCTGCTCCGACGGGAACCTTGCGTCGCCAGCCGTCGCGCTCGAGCGGCCCATCTCCGCCCTCCTTCCCAAGGGCGGTGGTCTTGTCCGCCGTGTCGAGCCGCAGTTTAG CATATTGGAAGCCCTAGATCTGATCCTGGACGGAGCGCAGAGCTTGGTGGTTCCCATCCGCCCGGTCGGGCGGAAGAAGAACATCCACGGCGGCGCCGGCGGTGCGGTCGCTGATTTCTGCTGGCTTACACATGAGGACTTCGTCCGCTTCTTCCTCAACTCCATCGCCCACTTCTCCCCCATTCCTACCCTGTCCATCGACGCCCTTGGCCTCGTCCGCTCCGCCGACGCCTTCACAGTCTGCCATGACGAGCCCGGCCTCGCCCTCCTCCCTCTCGTCCGCCGAGCTCTCTCCGACCATACCGCAGTCGCCGTCGTCACCGAAGATGGCCGACTGCTTGGCGAGATCTCCCCGGCCTCTCTTTGCGCCTGCGACGAGACGATCTCGGTGGCCGCCGGCATCGCCACCCTCACCGTGGGCGACCTCATGTCGTTCATCGACTACTTTGGCTCCCCGTCTGACTCCCTTGTCCGCCTCATCAAGTCCAGGCTAAAAGAGAAAGGCTTGAAGCAGATGCTGGAGCTGATGGAAGACGAGTTATGCTCGCTATCCAACTCCTCAacctcgtcgtcgtcctccgaagatgAGCTGGGGGGGAAGCAACTGAGGCGGCTGAGGTCGAGGTGCTTCTCCATGGGTAGGCGGGCCGAGGATCCGGAGGTCTGCCACCCGGGGAGCTCCCTGGTGGCGGCGATGGTGCAGGCTCTGGCGCACCGCGTGAGCTACCTGTGGGTGGTCGACGAGGACGATTACAGCCTCATGGGGATCGTGACCTTCGCCGACATGCTGAGGGTGTTTAGGGAGCAGCTACTGCCATCTCCATGA